One window from the genome of Pedococcus badiiscoriae encodes:
- a CDS encoding DUF5655 domain-containing protein, which translates to MEPADMMAAVTTSMAERTGRGLDEWVALVRESGPDPLDQRAVRAWLKDVHGVPQNSQWAIADAAATGAGWQRPDVDAYTDALYSGSKAHLRPIHDAVMTLAEALGDDARREGRGTYIPVIRKTQFVAVAPGPRGTVRVGFRFRGPAPEDERLSPAKGFAQATHWLHLAADADEDDLRSLEPLLETAYRQNG; encoded by the coding sequence ATGGAACCGGCAGACATGATGGCGGCCGTCACCACCTCCATGGCGGAACGCACCGGTCGTGGGCTGGACGAGTGGGTGGCGCTGGTGCGCGAGTCGGGTCCGGATCCCCTCGACCAGCGGGCCGTCCGCGCCTGGCTCAAGGACGTGCACGGAGTCCCGCAGAACTCCCAGTGGGCCATCGCCGACGCTGCGGCGACCGGCGCGGGCTGGCAGCGCCCTGACGTCGACGCCTACACGGATGCGCTCTACAGCGGGTCGAAGGCGCACCTGCGCCCGATCCACGACGCCGTCATGACCCTGGCGGAGGCTCTGGGGGACGACGCCCGGCGTGAGGGGCGGGGTACCTACATCCCGGTCATCCGCAAGACCCAGTTCGTGGCGGTGGCTCCGGGTCCGCGCGGGACCGTACGCGTGGGCTTCCGCTTCCGGGGGCCCGCTCCCGAGGACGAGCGCCTCTCTCCCGCCAAGGGTTTCGCCCAGGCAACCCACTGGCTGCACCTGGCCGCGGACGCCGACGAGGACGACCTCCGCTCGCTCG
- a CDS encoding AAA family ATPase — MPSDQITEAVAAITTLVDASDALCGTTRLVCIDGPSGAGKTTLASAVAAALAAPTVHMDDLYPGWGGLRAGTQRAQEWIVGPLTEGLPARYRRWDWARDEYAEWVQLPSSEVIVIEGCGAGALPAGKAASVLVWVEAEESVRRARGVARDAGFAAFWEDWAIQERRLYEADRTWERADLFIDTTEVRQ; from the coding sequence ATGCCCAGCGACCAGATAACGGAAGCAGTCGCGGCTATCACGACGCTGGTCGATGCCAGTGACGCCCTTTGCGGCACAACGCGCCTTGTCTGCATCGATGGACCGAGTGGGGCCGGCAAGACGACCCTGGCGAGTGCCGTCGCGGCCGCCCTCGCCGCTCCCACCGTGCACATGGACGACCTCTACCCCGGGTGGGGTGGGCTCCGGGCCGGCACGCAGCGGGCCCAGGAGTGGATCGTCGGCCCGCTCACCGAAGGCCTCCCGGCTCGGTACCGCCGCTGGGACTGGGCCAGGGACGAGTACGCCGAGTGGGTGCAGCTGCCATCGTCCGAGGTCATCGTCATCGAGGGCTGCGGGGCGGGCGCCCTCCCGGCTGGCAAGGCCGCGTCGGTGCTCGTCTGGGTGGAGGCGGAGGAGTCCGTGCGCAGGGCACGGGGCGTGGCCCGCGACGCCGGGTTCGCGGCCTTCTGGGAGGACTGGGCCATCCAGGAACGTCGCCTCTACGAGGCGGACCGCACCTGGGAGCGGGCGGACCTGTTCATCGACACGACCGAGGTGCGCCAGTAG
- the hisF gene encoding imidazole glycerol phosphate synthase subunit HisF, with protein sequence MNVATRVIPCLDVDGGRVVKGVNFADLRDAGDPVQLARAYGEQGADELTFLDVTASSGNRETTYDIVRRTAEQVFIPLTVGGGVRTVDDVDRLLRAGADKVGINTAAIARPELISEVADRFGSQVLVLSADVHRRRDASGAPTSEFEVTTHGGRQGAGLDAIEWCARAADLGAGEILLNSMDADGTKDGFDLELIELVRREVRIPLIASGGAGRVDHFAPAVRAGADAVLAASVFHFGELTIGEVKDALREGGIPVR encoded by the coding sequence GTGAATGTTGCGACCCGTGTGATCCCGTGCCTGGACGTGGACGGGGGCAGGGTGGTCAAGGGCGTCAACTTCGCCGACCTGCGCGATGCGGGGGACCCGGTGCAGCTGGCGAGGGCCTATGGCGAGCAGGGCGCGGACGAGCTGACCTTCCTCGACGTGACGGCCAGCAGCGGCAACCGGGAGACGACGTACGACATCGTGCGCCGCACCGCGGAACAGGTCTTCATCCCGCTGACCGTCGGTGGGGGAGTCCGCACCGTCGACGACGTGGACCGGCTGCTGCGGGCCGGCGCCGACAAGGTCGGGATCAACACGGCCGCCATCGCCCGACCCGAGCTCATCTCGGAGGTGGCGGACCGGTTCGGCTCGCAGGTGCTCGTGCTGTCGGCGGATGTGCACCGGCGCCGGGACGCGTCGGGTGCTCCCACGAGCGAGTTCGAGGTCACCACGCATGGCGGCCGCCAGGGAGCTGGCCTGGACGCGATCGAGTGGTGCGCCCGGGCGGCAGACCTGGGTGCCGGGGAGATCCTGCTCAACTCGATGGACGCCGACGGCACCAAGGACGGTTTCGACCTCGAGCTCATCGAGCTGGTGCGACGCGAGGTGCGGATCCCCCTGATCGCCAGCGGGGGAGCCGGACGGGTCGACCACTTCGCCCCCGCGGTGCGTGCTGGGGCGGACGCCGTCCTGGCGGCCAGCGTGTTCCACTTCGGAGAGCTCACCATCGGTGAGGTCAAGGACGCCTTGCGGGAGGGCGGCATACCGGTGCGCTGA